ccttgatccaacacagctgatttaaatggctaaattacctcctcaacatgtcttgaagttctccagaggtaatgaactaatatttGATTCGGGTTTGTTGAACCAGGGtgctatctaaaacctgcaggacatcggCCCTTGAGGAATGCAGATCCTCATACACAAACGACTGCACCTCAAAACACCAGCCTATTTAAAAACGTGAGGTTTGCAGATGGCATGGTGATCATGAGACTTGTGAAGGttggtgatgagtctgcataccaATGAGGGgttaaacagctgaacatgctCCTTCAGGTTTCAGGGATCCTGTCTGTTGCCACCTAATACAAAATTATCAAAGAGGCCCAGAAGAGGATGGACCTCCTGCACCAGCTCAGGAGCTATTGGTCCATTTCTACTCTGCAGTAATCCAGTCTGTTTACTGCATGACCATCAGTGTATTAATCAAACCAAAGAGGACGAGAACAGACTACAGTGGACAAGTCAGGTCTGCAAGAAACGATTTGTACAAACTCAGAATTAGGAAACACTCACACCCAGGATACAACCTCTTCCAGTTCCTCCCTTTGGTAGGTGCTACAGAACAGCTTTTCACAGGCCATTGCTTACATGTTGTCTCTACTAAAACGTCCACCACAGCTTTTACTGAAACAAACCATGCAGTAAATACTCTTTGGTTATACCTATATTACACATACtcaaattgattgattgataggtaatttatttcaacatgtgaacaatatacaagtacatttagaaaagaaatgagaaaaaaaaaaatatactatacAAATTCACATAACTCTCTCCCTCCATCTATATATAGAACCAGTTACCCACCACTATGAATAGGCTATACATGTTCATCTGTGGCACATTGCTACTGTCTGTTTCCATGTTCTCTTAGGTACATTGAAAGCAATAAAGAGCATGGAATTAAGAAAAAACTGAGCCCAGTTCCTTGTGTGTACATGCACATACTCTGACAAAGCTAATTTTGataagttttcatttttattaaacacGAAAGCTAAATAAACgtctaaaaacatttaaaatatctacagATGTAATTTTCATTCAGCAATCTTACTGCTGTCTGCAGTGCAGACAGAACTTTaatgaaatattgtttttactAAGTTCTGCAGTGCAGACAGAACTTagtaaaaacaatatttcattACTGTATACAGTTTTTACAGACAACAAAGACGGCTGAGCCTGTTAAAACTGGACATACGAGGAGTGCCCCCCTTCGTGGACTCTGCAGTACTCCTGTCCTGGCACGGCTCTCTTCTTACagacttttcctctttttgtgaGGCCATTGCACAGCTGACGGCCTGACACTGAGCTGaaggcagaaaaacagaaagatgcCCTTTAACAATTCATATTTCCCCTTTACTCATTATAATGAGGTTATATTGGAGGGTAATTATTAATTCcacagtttcaaataatgaggtcagtatACATTGAAACAACTCCTATAGGCCAAAAGCTCTTGGAGACTCTTACTTCTATTTCTGTATGATTTCAGTGAAAACTGGTATCAGTAACATAGCAATGAACTGGCAGCTAGAATCCCTAACATGACATGCTCATTTCAAATGTCagggttacacacacacacacacacacacacccacacccacacacacccacaccaaaGTACATTAAATCACAGTCCATATAAACAATTTAGCtcttcaaacagaaaaaaataaaaataaaatatgtgcatGTAACTGGAGCTACTGACCTGTTGCTGACTAACGATGGAGTGGGTCTTGCACTTCGTGAATCATTCCCTAAATCAGACGAGTCAGTGACTGAATCAAAAACACCTTCCAGGTTACTCAGGGGTATATCGTAACAAAGAGCCTAAAACAGATTTCAATTAAACAATATTTGTCTTGCTTGCCACTAGTGATGCACTGAGAATacagtttttgcatttctgaAAGCATTAACTCAGTTTGCTTACCGCTAAAGAAAGTGGCTTTGGTATAAACCTGGGAGTGGAGTGATTTGGTTTACCAATTACTGCCATAAGCCTCGACTCTGGCGTAAGCTTCCTCTGAGGTGGAGACACAGCTGATATGCCAAGTTCACctgaacacaaacatgtttgaCAGCAAAACTGAGAAGCTGAATTTATAGAAAGAGTACTGCTCTTGAACAGGATTCACTGTAAAAAGGTTCAGCATGTGTTTCCCACCTGATAAAAAGCTGTCCGGATTCAATAGGTCGTCTTCCTCAATGATGTCATCTTTTTCATCTCTGAGCACAAAAGGATAGAAAATAGGTCCAATAGATGCAAAAGGAATCATTGTTAATTTGGTGTAGACAATAATACATGTTCTACTGCCTGAAGCTCTTACTGACCGTGTAGAGttcaaaattcattttttactcGAACAAATCATCAGTTACCAGTTTGAGCACTGACCAGTGAACTCAAGAGTTTCTGATTGAGTCGGATTAAATCATTAGCTAAGTTTAACATCTACAACATTGTGCTCATTTAATAAATTACTGTCTCTAtatcaggggtccccaatcccagtccatgagggccggtgtccctgcaggttttagatgtgtccttgatccatcacagctgatttaaatggataaattaccttctcaacatgtcttgaagttcttggtaatgaactaatcatgtgattcaggtgtgttgacccagggtgagatctaaaacctgcagggacaccagccctcgtggactgggattggggacccctgctctaTATTATAATTGATAGCTGCAACCAGTGTCCATCAGCAAGCAGACGTCACCCCTCTTCCATGtccagtttcaaaacaccaagatggtgATGGCCTTAACATTCAGTGAAGTCCGTTAAATTGAACATTTTCAAAGACCAATACGCAAGTTGCAGTTCTAGTGTGCAACATACTCACTTCTGCGGTTCCACAATGGTGCACGAGCTGAGTAGCAGTGGACTGGTCAGCTTTTTCGTGATCTTGAAGCATGCCCACAGCTGATTCACAAACCAGTGACCTGCAGAAACAAAATTCACACTGTGACAAATGCTTCAGAAAACTGCAGCTAATGTATTTTCCTCATaagtgactttatgtttataCCCAGAGACAGagtgagcagcagcaggctgAGGCTGGTGAGATCCAGCGCTGGCTGCTGGTTGACTTCAGCAACTGCATTCAGAGGCACAGTTAGCAGCAGCATGGCTCGAGAGAAACCAGGACAGTGCAGGAATGTCAGCAGGACTGCACACAGTACAAAgtagcctgtgtgtgtgatgcacGTCCATATAGCTGTCAGACTTAAACCTGTTCAAGCAAAAAGCACAAGAAAAAGAATtcttaagtcatacagaaaccttttttttttagtcaaagAGAATGTAAAGAATTAATTTCTAAATATGTCCTGCTGACAGTCAATTATCCAACTTCTCTGTAGCAGGAAAAGACCCTATAAAAAGGGAGTGTGCCCTATGGCTGCCGTGTCTCACCTGCCCATCCGAGGTAGCCCTGGATCATGTGAAGCCTGTCCTCTATGCGGCTCTGCATCTTATCGAGGTAGTGCAGCATGCCTCCCAGGGTGCTGTTCATGCGCTCCAACTTGTTCATCAGGTCAGTGTAGTACTGGGAGGTCTGATCCTGATACTGCAGAAACTCTATCATACTGTGGTCTACTCAGCCACATACAAAAagatgtgtaagcacattgctTGGGGGGGATAGTTTTATAAACTACAAATGATTTCAGCCATTTACCAATTTTCTGATAGATGTCCTGAGCTTGGTGTCTTACATCTGCCAGGTCCTTGACAATCGCCTTGTAGCTGTCCTGCACCTCAGAGCCCTGGATTTGAAGATGCTCGCTCACAttctctaaaataaaaaataaaaaataataaggtGGACAGAAAGAATAAAATCCATGCTACATGATGTGGCATCAGGTGTGTTTACAGAGTTTTCTTAAAGAGAATTGCAGTtcaatattttatcttatttaaaaGGGGAAAGTTAAAACTTCCAGAAGTCATTCAGCACATCGAACTGTATCAGGTCATTTTCGAGTACTTTGACAAACAGTTTCTTTTATCCATGGTCAGTAGTAAACCCATTTACAAACTGCTGCAATTTGACTGTTAGCACATGAAAAGAGCCTTTATGTCGGATTATTTGCAGTCGCGCCCAAAGTCAATtttaacagaatagaataaaaatacagaaaaatgtaaaattctcACCCATTCTTTGTGTAATTCCCTGAATGAGCTGAGCTACCAACTCCTGTCCAGAGGCGATGAGAGCTTTTTCCTGACCCAGACGCTCCAGGTTGTCCCTCAGTGAACTCGTCATCTGCTCCTGGCCCTCGTGGAGCTTCCCCTGTTGAGCCTGCAGAACACTGTGGCCTTCAAGCAGCTTgtccagtgatgctgcagtcagTTCTTTCAACTCTACCTGGCCCTCCTGTTTGAAAATGATCCATGAATCCAAGAAACCactgatttgcaaaataaaaataattttattttatttattttttttttaaacccagccTTACCTTCAGGTCCTTCATTGCATCTAGCTGGCTGGTGGCTGTGGAGATGAGTGCATTGACTGTGTGCTCTGCTCTGCGCCGGAAAAGCTGCTGTCGAGTTGCATAACAAACGGAGCGCGCTCGGTTGCTCACTATGTGGTAAGCATTCCATGTATCTGAATCCATGTCTGCTGTGCACTCTTTGATGGTCTAACACATAAAATTGAGATTAGCACAcaacattatatattttttcattatatttttaaagccaTTTCTGACAAGTACTACAAGATCGTATTTTTACCATCTCCTCTGTGCATAGGTACGTCTGGCGCCCCTCAATCTCTGCCTGGCAGTTAAACAGTTCCACTCCGAGCTTTGCGAGCTTTTCTTCTGAGAGGCTGTCACAGCTCGACTTTAGCCGAGCGATCACCTACAGGAGGAGACAAACCAGAGAAACATGATTCCTCTGTTTAAACAATGTATTGAAAACTGTGCCATGAGAATTTTATATGAAAGACACTTAATAACACTGTTGCCCAGCCTTCTCCAAACTCAAACCTAATATtgttcaaaaacattttatttgtccattggattaaatacacattttcaagGCCCACATACCCTGTAATGACAGCTGTCCAATGGGCTGAGCTCCATCTGCTTTGCCTCAGCTAAAAACTTCTCATCTGCAGTTGCCATCTCAAACTGAGCGTCTTTGGCAAGATGTGCTGGAGCCACTGCAGCTGGttgaagaggcgctgctgctcGAGGTGCCTCTGTCAGCCTCAGCCACTCAAACAGCCCGTTGACCGCGAGACACTGACAGGCCAGCAGGAGGTGCAGGTAGTGGATGAGGTGACCCATGTCTGGATCAGAACATGACAAGGTGCGCATGCAAATCATCAAACATGGGAAATACATTTCTCATAATCCCTGCAACCACACTACACTGTGCTCACTGCCCACACCATGGAGCCTGACTGGCATTTGCCAGAGAATACCAGAATTAGCAGGCCCACCACTGATGTTCTCTGCTGCACAACATTGCCTGGCCTCATGTAGCGAGAGTATGAAGGTAGTTCCTGGAAGAGGACAGAGTTGATATTACTGACTGGCCCCCCATGCTTTCCTTACCTTAATCCAGTAGAACACCTGTAGAACATTATGTTTCAACTAATTGAACACCAGCAGGTTGCATCTTAGACTGTCCGGATCTGGGAGGAGATTCCCTCAGGATACCATCACCATGCCCGGACCTTGTCAGGCATGCTTACAAGCACATTGGGCAGGGGGCAGGCAGGGGTCCATACAAATTACTAAGTACCATTATGACTAGCTGCAATTAAAATTTCCGCAAAGTGGACTAGCCTGCTGCatcatttttttactttgattttcaatatgtctttgaattcagccctcTGTAAGGTGATCATTTTCATATCAGTGTAGATAtgcagcatgattttttttaaccctcagatctgatgtgttgctttaattttcttttttgttgttgagccGTGTACAAAAAGCAACAGAGCAAATCAGCCAACGCATCGAAACTATTGACCAGTGGAGAGAAGAACTAAAAATGTTTAACCAACTTAAATCCTGTGGATGTTAGGTGGTCGTATCGTAACACCCCTTGATAACGTGCCTAAACCACAGGGCAAAACCTGCTCAGGGACAGCTTTAGCAAAGAGCCCAAGGCAATGACCCGAGCACCAAACTGCCCAGAGCTCATTCCACTCAGGCATTTATGGAAATGTCCGGACTGGTCAGAGCTGTTCTGGTGGTGAGACCGTCAGCTACAAAACATTAGCCAGGTGGTTTCAACATTGTTGATGATCTGTGCATATTTAAACGAATATTGTGACGATGTTTAGCATTTAGCATTCTGTATATGACTATAAAGTGTTTCTGCTGCATTGGATGCATTAGACAATGTGGAAATAACAACTACCATTTATTTCTCTGATTGAATGAAGATCCTACCGAGGCTTGCCCAGGCATGCCCACTGCTGCAGCGCTCTGCTGAATACTTGCAGTAACATCATTTAATTAACAAATAATCACTTTTGCATGACTTAAACGGGACGGAAACGAAGCTAATTAGCTTACTGTAAAAATGTTAAGTTGTTTTCCCCGATTTTAAAATACTGCagtcattaaaaaataacaaaaaattagCTATCATATTTTGCGAAATGTATgaacagttaaaataaaaacgccctattaaatgcataaaatagAATAATTTGTAAACAAATACCTGTTGTTCAAGGAGGTCCTTGACAAGGTAAAACACTCGCCCCCGTCCCCctcacacagctgattcaaatgacAGACACTAACTTTCTTCAACCCGTTTAAATCTTCTCGTCACGACGAGGCCACAACCAATGGAATGGCAGACGTTCTTTAAAAAGGTGCGTTTCATTTATTTCACGGTTGAAACGTCCTGGACACggcgggaaaaaaaaaacggtaTGCGCGGAATGTTTCGCAGAGGATGCTGAGCGGCGCCGCCCACCTGGAACAG
The Astatotilapia calliptera chromosome 17, fAstCal1.2, whole genome shotgun sequence genome window above contains:
- the LOC113009805 gene encoding protein brambleberry-like isoform X1, with product MPVRLHDMGHLIHYLHLLLACQCLAVNGLFEWLRLTEAPRAAAPLQPAAVAPAHLAKDAQFEMATADEKFLAEAKQMELSPLDSCHYRVIARLKSSCDSLSEEKLAKLGVELFNCQAEIEGRQTYLCTEEMTIKECTADMDSDTWNAYHIVSNRARSVCYATRQQLFRRRAEHTVNALISTATSQLDAMKDLKEGQVELKELTAASLDKLLEGHSVLQAQQGKLHEGQEQMTSSLRDNLERLGQEKALIASGQELVAQLIQGITQRMENVSEHLQIQGSEVQDSYKAIVKDLADVRHQAQDIYQKIDHSMIEFLQYQDQTSQYYTDLMNKLERMNSTLGGMLHYLDKMQSRIEDRLHMIQGYLGWAGLSLTAIWTCITHTGYFVLCAVLLTFLHCPGFSRAMLLLTVPLNAVAEVNQQPALDLTSLSLLLLTLSLGHWFVNQLWACFKITKKLTSPLLLSSCTIVEPQKDEKDDIIEEDDLLNPDSFLSGELGISAVSPPQRKLTPESRLMAVIGKPNHSTPRFIPKPLSLAALCYDIPLSNLEGVFDSVTDSSDLGNDSRSARPTPSLVSNSSVSGRQLCNGLTKRGKVCKKRAVPGQEYCRVHEGGHSSYVQF
- the LOC113009805 gene encoding protein brambleberry-like isoform X2; protein product: MPVRLHDMGHLIHYLHLLLACQCLAVNGLFEWLRLTEAPRAAAPLQPAAVAPAHLAKDAQFEMATADEKFLAEAKQMELSPLDSCHYRVIARLKSSCDSLSEEKLAKLGVELFNCQAEIEGRQTYLCTEEMTIKECTADMDSDTWNAYHIVSNRARSVCYATRQQLFRRRAEHTVNALISTATSQLDAMKDLKEGQVELKELTAASLDKLLEGHSVLQAQQGKLHEGQEQMTSSLRDNLERLGQEKALIASGQELVAQLIQGITQRMENVSEHLQIQGSEVQDSYKAIVKDLADVRHQAQDIYQKIDHSMIEFLQYQDQTSQYYTDLMNKLERMNSTLGGMLHYLDKMQSRIEDRLHMIQGYLGWAGLSLTAIWTCITHTGYFVLCAVLLTFLHCPGFSRAMLLLTVPLNAVAEVNQQPALDLTSLSLLLLTLSLGHWFVNQLWACFKITKKLTSPLLLSSCTIVEPQKDEKDDIIEEDDLLNPDSFLSGELGISAVSPPQRKLTPESRLMAVIGKPNHSTPRFIPKPLSLAGMIHEVQDPLHR
- the LOC113009805 gene encoding protein brambleberry-like isoform X3; this encodes MPVRLHDMGHLIHYLHLLLACQCLAVNGLFEWLRLTEAPRAAAPLQPAAVAPAHLAKDAQFEMATADEKFLAEAKQMELSPLDSCHYRVIARLKSSCDSLSEEKLAKLGVELFNCQAEIEGRQTYLCTEEMTIKECTADMDSDTWNAYHIVSNRARSVCYATRQQLFRRRAEHTVNALISTATSQLDAMKDLKEGQVELKELTAASLDKLLEGHSVLQAQQGKLHEGQEQMTSSLRDNLERLGQEKALIASGQELVAQLIQGITQRMENVSEHLQIQGSEVQDSYKAIVKDLADVRHQAQDIYQKIDHSMIEFLQYQDQTSQYYTDLMNKLERMNSTLGGMLHYLDKMQSRIEDRLHMIQGYLGWAGLSLTAIWTCITHTGYFVLCAVLLTFLHCPGFSRAMLLLTVPLNAVAEVNQQPALDLTSLSLLLLTLSLGHWFVNQLWACFKITKKLTSPLLLSSCTIVEPQKDEKDDIIEEDDLLNPDSFLSGELGISAVSPPQRKLTPESRLMAVIGKPNHSTPRFIPKPLSLASLTRLI
- the LOC113009805 gene encoding protein brambleberry-like isoform X4 produces the protein MPVRLHDMGHLIHYLHLLLACQCLAVNGLFEWLRLTEAPRAAAPLQPAAVAPAHLAKDAQFEMATADEKFLAEAKQMELSPLDSCHYRVIARLKSSCDSLSEEKLAKLGVELFNCQAEIEGRQTYLCTEEMTIKECTADMDSDTWNAYHIVSNRARSVCYATRQQLFRRRAEHTVNALISTATSQLDAMKDLKEGQVELKELTAASLDKLLEGHSVLQAQQGKLHEGQEQMTSSLRDNLERLGQEKALIASGQELVAQLIQGITQRMENVSEHLQIQGSEVQDSYKAIVKDLADVRHQAQDIYQKIDHSMIEFLQYQDQTSQYYTDLMNKLERMNSTLGGMLHYLDKMQSRIEDRLHMIQGYLGWAGLSLTAIWTCITHTGYFVLCAVLLTFLHCPGFSRAMLLLTVPLNAVAEVNQQPALDLTSLSLLLLTLSLGHWFVNQLWACFKITKKLTSPLLLSSCTIVEPQKDEKDDIIEEDDLLNPDSFLSVLLSNMFVFR